A genomic window from Anatilimnocola floriformis includes:
- a CDS encoding dienelactone hydrolase family protein: MITTIFAVVGVMVLVCCGGLFFLAESRSGDSSGGSDGRYDLEKVPLPNFPPYQTAMKKRFGNVMLHSIPLGTSRNGHYSTPGHGGSLFYYLPPGEHAPGSLPCVLITAAGSNLFQGKNFDRITTVEDAAEHLPYVHAGMAVMVYEMDGSQEFKTDSEFKTVHKDFKAACAGMVNARNAFEYVLQKCPEVNPDQIFAAGHSSAGTAALLFAAHEPRLAGCVAYAPVTDIAKFLPPDSFFKLLRRMPSLTFYMSKASPATHAKHIECPVYLFASYGDKVVDRDQVEGFTNILRNTNSNVELDMVGFGDHYQSMIDDGVPSGISWINMQIGKTEQRIKPEQRRSKRILENHSKSPRAPNR; encoded by the coding sequence GTGATTACCACCATCTTCGCGGTTGTCGGTGTGATGGTGCTTGTCTGCTGCGGTGGCCTGTTTTTCTTAGCCGAGTCGCGCAGCGGCGATAGCAGCGGCGGGTCCGACGGCCGCTACGATCTCGAAAAAGTTCCTCTGCCGAATTTCCCGCCGTACCAGACGGCCATGAAAAAGCGGTTCGGCAATGTGATGCTACACAGCATCCCGCTCGGCACGAGTCGCAACGGGCACTACTCGACTCCTGGCCACGGCGGCTCGCTGTTTTATTATCTGCCACCGGGCGAGCATGCGCCCGGGTCGCTTCCGTGCGTCTTAATCACGGCGGCGGGGAGCAACTTGTTTCAGGGGAAAAATTTCGATCGGATCACGACTGTCGAAGATGCTGCCGAACACCTGCCGTACGTGCATGCCGGCATGGCGGTGATGGTGTACGAGATGGATGGCAGCCAGGAATTCAAGACCGACTCTGAATTCAAAACGGTCCACAAAGACTTCAAGGCCGCCTGCGCGGGGATGGTGAACGCTCGCAATGCGTTTGAGTACGTCCTGCAGAAGTGCCCCGAAGTCAACCCAGATCAGATCTTCGCCGCGGGACATAGTTCCGCAGGAACTGCCGCGTTGCTGTTTGCCGCTCATGAACCTCGTCTGGCCGGTTGTGTTGCCTACGCACCGGTCACGGACATTGCGAAGTTTCTCCCACCCGACTCCTTTTTTAAATTGTTGAGAAGGATGCCGTCGCTAACCTTCTACATGTCGAAGGCCTCTCCTGCCACGCATGCCAAGCACATTGAATGTCCGGTCTACTTATTTGCCTCTTATGGGGACAAAGTGGTGGACCGGGACCAAGTCGAAGGTTTCACCAATATTCTTCGCAATACGAACTCCAACGTGGAGCTGGACATGGTTGGCTTCGGCGACCACTACCAGTCGATGATCGACGACGGCGTCCCGTCAGGGATTAGTTGGATCAACATGCAAATCGGTAAAACTGAGCAACGAATTAAACCAGAGCAGCGGCGCTCGAAGAGAATACTGGAGAATCATTCGAAGTCGCCGCGAGCGCCAAACCGGTGA
- a CDS encoding RNA polymerase sigma factor, translating into MSCDSGTPDFATTHWSLVLRAGGDNKSATAALQTLCERYWYPLYAYVRRRGLASPEAQDLTQEFFARLLEKNSLAAASPERGKFRAFLLTSLKNFLVNEWERGRAQKRGGGERPISLDLESAESRLRLEPAHELTPERLFERQWALLLLEHVMQRLQAEQTAAGKERQFELLKEVLVGGSDRLPFLAIATDLQISEEAARQAGSRLRKRYRELLREEVSHTVATESEVDDEIRNLFQVLAGG; encoded by the coding sequence ATGAGTTGTGACTCCGGCACGCCAGATTTTGCGACGACCCACTGGAGCCTCGTGCTGCGCGCGGGCGGCGACAATAAATCGGCTACCGCGGCCCTGCAGACACTGTGCGAACGCTACTGGTACCCGCTCTATGCCTATGTCCGCCGTCGCGGCTTGGCATCGCCCGAGGCGCAGGACCTCACCCAGGAGTTCTTTGCCCGACTGCTCGAAAAAAACTCGCTCGCCGCGGCTTCGCCCGAGCGTGGCAAGTTTCGCGCGTTCCTGCTCACGTCGCTGAAGAACTTTCTCGTCAACGAATGGGAAAGAGGGCGTGCGCAAAAGCGCGGCGGCGGCGAGCGGCCCATCTCCTTGGATTTGGAGTCCGCGGAGTCGCGGCTCCGCCTAGAGCCTGCGCACGAACTAACGCCGGAGCGACTCTTCGAGCGGCAGTGGGCGCTGCTCTTGCTCGAGCACGTGATGCAACGGTTGCAGGCGGAACAGACGGCCGCCGGCAAGGAACGACAGTTCGAACTCCTCAAGGAGGTCCTCGTCGGCGGTTCCGATCGGCTCCCCTTTCTCGCGATCGCGACCGATTTGCAAATCTCCGAAGAAGCCGCTCGCCAGGCGGGCAGTCGATTGCGAAAGCGTTATCGCGAACTGCTGCGGGAAGAAGTCAGCCACACCGTTGCCACCGAAAGCGAGGTGGACGATGAAATTCGGAACCTGTTTCAGGTGCTCGCTGGTGGATAA
- a CDS encoding serine/threonine-protein kinase — protein MNDPAISRCCPTCGMPIPEHAPAGLCPRCLLNAGLESGGATSPATPPGGFSPPEIAILAAKFPQLEILELLGKGGMGAVYKARQRGLDRLVAIKILPPEIGNDPAFAERFAREARALGKLNHPHIVAVYDFGQVDGLYYFLMEYVDGANLRQAIHSGGLTSKDALSIVSQVCDALQFAHDEGVVHRDIKPENILIDKRGRVKIADFGLAKLLGQDQADQNLTHTHQVMGTLRYMAPEQMQGSKEVDHRADIFSLGVVFYELLTGELPVGRFAPPSKTFGVDARLDEVVLRSLEREPTLRYQHVSEVKTQVQSIAGISPAALQRMVGREYRSQAEFFGWPLVHIASGIDAQTGKPKIAQGIIAIGDTAIGGLAIGGRAVGVFACGGVAVGLFSLGGVSLGLLFAFGGCAFGLLAFGGLAIGALAAGGCAVGYYAIGGGAFGLHTLSGASRDPAAMKLLENVSNVRTWPTWILWLGLAVPAGFGLLIGFVVWLQNRKAAPPVDRVIEEEKRLRAEQDRVHAQRMSLRDQESVWYDLGVIVAYFLRSKTVCWIIGALASLVYLGCLITYFNFHGQRLMQGGQLVQRFSAGQPTPWLTVEASATGYHAAFHFFCWAHAVALTGFAALQVARQMERLQTGKMHSMVWHYVLWIVVLFLVVVLGLSHLTIPIPVTH, from the coding sequence ATGAACGATCCTGCCATTTCCCGCTGTTGCCCGACCTGTGGCATGCCGATTCCCGAGCACGCGCCGGCCGGATTGTGCCCGCGGTGCCTGCTAAATGCTGGCCTCGAAAGTGGCGGCGCGACTTCTCCGGCTACGCCGCCCGGCGGTTTTTCGCCACCGGAGATCGCCATCCTCGCCGCGAAGTTTCCACAGCTAGAAATTCTGGAACTCCTGGGCAAGGGCGGCATGGGCGCGGTCTACAAAGCGCGGCAACGGGGCCTTGATCGGCTCGTTGCGATCAAGATCCTGCCGCCTGAGATCGGCAACGATCCTGCCTTTGCCGAACGTTTCGCGCGCGAAGCCCGCGCCCTCGGCAAGCTGAATCATCCGCACATCGTCGCCGTGTATGACTTCGGCCAGGTCGATGGGCTGTATTACTTTCTGATGGAATACGTCGACGGAGCCAACCTGCGACAGGCAATTCACAGCGGCGGACTAACATCAAAGGATGCATTGTCGATCGTTTCGCAAGTTTGCGATGCGCTGCAGTTTGCCCACGATGAGGGTGTCGTGCATCGCGACATCAAGCCGGAGAATATCCTCATCGACAAACGAGGCCGCGTGAAAATCGCCGACTTCGGCCTCGCCAAACTTCTCGGCCAGGATCAAGCCGATCAAAATCTGACTCACACGCATCAGGTGATGGGCACGCTCCGTTACATGGCGCCCGAACAGATGCAAGGGTCGAAAGAAGTCGACCATCGCGCCGACATCTTTTCGCTCGGTGTGGTCTTCTACGAACTACTAACCGGCGAGCTTCCCGTCGGCCGGTTTGCGCCGCCGTCGAAGACCTTCGGCGTCGATGCGCGACTCGATGAAGTGGTGCTGCGATCACTCGAGCGTGAACCGACACTTCGTTACCAGCACGTCAGCGAGGTGAAGACCCAAGTGCAGTCGATCGCCGGGATCTCGCCTGCGGCACTGCAGAGGATGGTCGGCCGTGAGTACCGTTCGCAGGCGGAGTTCTTTGGTTGGCCACTGGTACACATCGCGTCCGGTATCGACGCCCAGACTGGCAAGCCAAAAATTGCGCAAGGGATCATCGCCATAGGAGACACCGCGATCGGCGGACTTGCCATTGGTGGCCGCGCGGTGGGAGTTTTTGCCTGCGGTGGTGTCGCAGTCGGTTTGTTTTCGCTCGGTGGGGTTTCGCTCGGCCTGCTATTCGCCTTCGGCGGTTGTGCGTTTGGATTGCTGGCTTTCGGCGGACTCGCCATTGGTGCACTTGCGGCGGGCGGCTGTGCTGTGGGCTATTACGCCATCGGCGGAGGCGCGTTCGGCCTGCACACGTTGAGCGGCGCGTCGCGCGATCCTGCCGCGATGAAGTTATTGGAAAACGTCAGCAATGTTCGCACATGGCCCACATGGATTCTGTGGCTCGGCCTGGCAGTGCCAGCGGGCTTTGGCTTGCTGATTGGCTTCGTCGTTTGGTTGCAAAATCGCAAAGCCGCTCCTCCGGTTGACCGCGTCATTGAAGAAGAGAAACGCCTGCGCGCCGAGCAAGATCGCGTGCACGCGCAGCGCATGAGCCTGCGTGATCAAGAGAGTGTGTGGTACGACCTGGGCGTGATTGTCGCTTACTTCTTGCGCAGTAAGACCGTGTGCTGGATCATCGGGGCCCTGGCATCGCTGGTGTATCTCGGTTGCCTCATCACATACTTCAATTTCCACGGTCAGCGTCTGATGCAGGGCGGCCAGCTGGTGCAACGCTTTTCGGCCGGTCAGCCGACACCCTGGCTCACGGTCGAAGCCAGCGCCACCGGTTATCACGCGGCCTTTCATTTCTTCTGCTGGGCGCATGCGGTTGCTTTAACGGGCTTCGCCGCACTGCAAGTCGCGCGGCAGATGGAACGATTGCAAACGGGCAAGATGCACTCGATGGTCTGGCACTACGTCCTCTGGATCGTTGTGCTCTTTCTGGTTGTCGTG